CAGAAGCCGCGTGCACGCCCTGAACCTCCGGTACGTGGCCCGCCGCGTCGCCGCAGCGCGGGGGCTGGACTGGAACGAAGCCGTCCTCGCCGGGGCCCACCTGGGGGGCGGCTCGAGCGCGGCCTTGTTCGTCCGCGGCCGGATGATCGACGCTACCGACGCCCTGCTCGGCGAAGGCCCGTTCAGCGCGAACCGCGCGGGCACACTGCCCATCCACGGGGTCCTTCGGGTGGTGGAGAAGCGGGGGCTCGAGGGGGCGCGCGACGTGCTCGCCCGAGGCTCGGGGTTCAAAGGGCTTGTGGGGACCGAGGACCTCAGGGAGGTCGAGGCGCGCCTCGAGGACCCCAAGGTGCGCCTCGTCGTGGAGGCGTACGCCCTCTCCATCGCTAAAACGCTCGCCGCGCTCGCTGCGCACGCACGGCCCCACGCCTTCTTCCTCACCGGAGGCGCGGCGCGGTTTAGCTACGCGGTGGAGCGCGTGCGCGCGCACCTCAACTGGATGGCGCCCGTAGAGATCGTGCCGGGAGAGTTCGAGATGGAAGCCCTGGCCCACGGAGCCTGGCGGGGCTACAACGGCATCGAACCCGTACGGCATTATGGAGACGAGGATGGAAAAGCTCGAGTTTAAAGAGATCCAGCCGCTCACCAGCATCAGCGCCGTGCTCGACCTGGCGCGGCTCATCGCTCGAGTCAAGGGTCCCAAGCGCGTCGCCGTCGCCGCGGCGGAGGAAGCACACGTCATCGAGGCGGTCAACGAGGCTCGCATCGAGGGCTTGGTGCACCCCATACTCTTCGGAAACCCCGACCGCATCCGCCGGGTCGCCGCTGAACTGGGCGTGCGCGTGCAGAACCTGGAGATCCGCCCGGCGAAAAACCCGGTGGAGGCCGCGGCGCTCGCCACGCAAGCGGTCTCACGAGGTGAGGCAGACATCCTGATGAAGGGCCTGGTGCACTCCTCGGACTTTTTGCGCGCCGCCCTGAACAAGGAGTGGGGGCTCCGCACGGGCCGGCTCCTCTCCCATGTCTTCGTTTATGAAGCCAAGGGGTACGACCGGCTCCTCTTCATGTCCGACGGGGCGATGAACATCAACCCCGACCTGCGGACCAAGATCCAGATCGTGGAGAACGCGGTTACGCTCGCGCACGTGCTGGGCATCCGCACCCCCAGGGTGGCGCTGCTCGCCGCGGTAGAGGTGGTGAACCCCGAGATGGAAACCGCGGTGGAGGACGCGATCATCGCGAAGATGGCCGATCGCGGACAGATCAAAGGAGCGATCATCGACGGTCCGCTCGCGCTCGACAACGCCGTCAGCGAGGAAGCCGCTCGCATCAAAGGCATCCACAGCCCCGTCGCCGGCAAGGCCGATATCCTGATCGTGGACAACATTGACGTGGGGAACGTCTTCTACAAATCCCTGGTCTACTTCGGACGGATCCGCGGAGGCGGCATGATCATGGGCGCCAAGGCCCCGCTGGTGCTCACGAGCCGGGCCGACCCCGAGGAGATCAAGTTCCTCTCCCTGGCCCTCAGCGTGGTCGCCGCGGAACGCCTACCGTACGCACAATCCTAACCCGGAGCGTCCAGATCACGCGCTCAGGCCTCCTCCTCCACCTCGCGGAAGGGCACCGCCCGCTGCCCTCGCCGCCCAAAACGACGCGCGAGCTCGAGCTCGCTCAACACCAGGGCGGTGGGGCGACCGTGCGGGCACACCCACGGGGTCTCGCACGCCGCGAGCTGGTCCAGGAGCGCCTGCGCCGAGGCCTGGGCCAGGGGATGCCCCGCCCGGATCGCCGGGAGGCACGCGAGCCGCCCCAACACCGCGCGCCACGCCTTCTCGAACCCCGCAGGGCCCAGCGCCCCCTTGACCACCTCCGCGACCAGCTCCGGGTGCGCCGCTAAGAACGCGGGCACGCTCCGCACCCGGTACCGCCTGCTCCCGAACGGCTCGAGGACCAGCCCCGCCCGCGTGAGCTCCGCGCTACGCTCGGCGTAGCGCGCCTCCTCCTCCGGGGTGAGGGGCACGAGCTCCGGGTGCGCGAGCTCCACAGGCGGCTCCTCCCGGTACCGGCGGCACAACTCCTCGAACAGAATGCGCTCGTGCGCGGCGTGCTGGTCCACCACCCAAAGCTCATCCTCCGCCTCGGCGATCAGGTACAGGTCGCGAAACCGCCCCAGGTACCGTAACCGAGGGAACCGATGCCCCCGCGCCGGGCGCACCCCCTCCACCGGGCGCAACTCGGGCAAAGGGCGCGCCAAGGGGTGCGCGGCGAGCGTCTCGCTCACCGCGCGCTCCACAAACTCCGCCACGCGCTCGGGCTCGAGGAGGCGTACCCGGTCCTTGGCCGGGGTGGTGTTCACCAGCACCGCCTCCGGGGGCAGCTCGAGGTTCAGCACGCCCACGGGATACTGCCCGGCCGGGAGCAGTTCGCGGTACGCGCGCACCACAGCCCTAAGGAGGCCCTCCGGCCACTCCACCGGTCGTCCGTTCACCGCGAGGTGCAACCGGTCGCGCCGGGGACGCACCAGTTCCGGCCGGGAGATCAAGCCCTCCAGGCGCAACCCCTCCTGCACCATCCGCACGGGCAACAACCGGTTCGCGGTCACCGGCCCCCAGATGAAGCGCGCGGCCTCCAAAGCCTCCCCCCCCGCGAAGACCCACTTCTCCTCCCCGTCCATCGCGAGCCGCAACCGGAGGTACGGTCGGTGCAGCAACACCCGCGTCAGGTAGGCCACGATCTTTTTCCCTTCGGCCGCCGGGCTCTCCAGGGCCGCGCGCCGGGCGGGCAGGTGCGCAAAGAGCCGGGTGACCTCCACGCGGGTGCCTGGAGGCGCGGGGTGCTCCACGAGGGTGACCGCTTCCCCCTCGGCCTCAACGGTCGCCCCGCCCAGCTGGTCCGCCGGTCGGCTCGTAAGGCGTAGGCGCGCCGAGGCGCGAATCGCGAACAACCCCTCCCCGCGAAACCCCAGGGTGCGGATCCGGGAGAGGTCCTCGAGCTTGCTGGTCGCGTGGCGCTCGAGGGCGAGGGGCAGCTCCGCCTTAGGAATCCCCGCGCCGTTGTCCGTCACCACGATCTTCTCGATCCCTCCCGCCCACAGCTCAACCTCGATGCGCGTCGCGCCCGCGTCGAGAGCGTTCTCCACCAGCTCCTTCACCACGTCCACCGGCGCGGTCACGACCTCGCCGGCCGCGATCTCACGCACCAGCTCGGGGGGCAACCGCCGGATCATCCTTCGTTCACCGCCACTCCACGTAACCGCTCCTGAATTCGGTGCAAGAGCATTAAGGCCTCCAGGGGTGAGAGGCGGGAAAGATCCACGGAAAGGAGCGCCTCCACCACCTCAGCCGCCGCGTCCCCTCCCCGGGCCTCGAGGCCCGCGAGGAGCTGCTGGGCGCGCGTCACCACCTCTGGCGGCACGCCCGCGAGGCGCGCGACCTCGAGGCCGTAGCTCTTGGAGGCCGGCCCGGGCAGCACCTGGTGGTAAAACACCAGCCCGCCCGCCTCCTCCTTAGCCGCCACGTGAAAGTTGCGCGCGGCCGGGAGTCTTTGGGGCAAGGCGGTGAGCTCGAAGTAGTGCGTGGCGAAGAGCGTGTAGGCCCGCACCGTGTCGTGCAGGTACTCCGCGGCCGCCCAGGCGAGGGAAAGGCCGTCGTAGGTGCTCGTACCGCGCCCCACCTCGTCCAAAAGCACCAGGCTGCGCTCCGTCGCGCCCTGCAGGATGCGGGCCAGTTCCTCCATCTCCACCATGAAGGTGCTGCGCCCCCCCGCGATGTCGTCCGCCGCGCCGATCCGCGTGTAGATCCGGTCCACCACGGGCAGCACCGCCTCCTCCGCCGGCACGAAACTCCCGATCTGAGCGAGCAGCACGATCAGAGCGTTCTGGCGGAGGTACGTGGACTTCCCGCTCATGTTGGGGCCGGTAAGGATCACGAGACGCTGCTGGGGGGAGAGCTCCAGATCGTTCGGGATGAAGGCCCCGTGCCGCTCGACGACCGCGTGCCGCCCCTGACGCACGCGGAACACGCCGTCCTCGCTGAAGCGCGGCCGGGTGTAGTTGTACTGGGCGGCGACCTCGGCCAACGCCGCGTACACGTCCAGCTCCGCAAGGGCCGCCGCAAGGTCCCGCACCCGCTCCGCGTACGGCACAAGCGCCTCCCTAAGCTCGCTGAAGACCGCGTACTCACGCTTACGCGCGGCCTCCTCCGCCCGCAGGATCTCGCGTTCCTTCTCGCGCAGGTCCGGCCGGGTGTAGCGCTGACGGTCCTTCAAGGTCTGGACGGCGCGGTAATCCTCGGGGACCTGAGCGTAGTAGGGCCGGGTGACCTCGAGGTAGTACCCGAACACCCCGTTGAACCCCACCTTCAACGTGGGGATTCCGGTGCGCTCCCGTTCCTTGGCCTCGAGCGCCGCGATCCACGCCCGTCCAGCCTCGGCCGCACCGCGCAAGCGGTCCAGCTCGGCGTCGTACCCGTCCTTAATCAGGCCGCCCTCCGTGAGTTTTTGCGGCGGGTCCTCCACCAGTGCAGCCTCGATGCGCTCGCGCACCTCGGCCATTCCGTCCAGGCGCTCGGCCAGAGCGAGAAGAGCGTCCTCCTCGCACCCCTCGAGCTCCGCGCGCAGTGCGGGCACGAGCCGGAGGCTTCGCGCGAGGGCCGCGAGGTCCCGAGCGCTCGCCCGGTGGCTCGCCAGACGGCCAGCGAGCCGCTCGAGGTCGTGCACCTTGTAAAGCGCGCGGCGCACCGCGCGGCGCAGCACCGCATCCCGCACGAAGGCCTCGACCGCCTCGAGCCGCGCCTCGATCAGGTTCCGGTCCAGCAGCGGGTGGCGCAACCACTCCCGCAGCAACCGCCGTCCCGGCGCGGTGCGGGTCTGGTTCAGGACCCCGAACAGCGTGCGTTCCTCCCCTCCCCCGAACTGGGCCTCGAAGACCTCGAGGGTAGCGAGGGCCACCCCGTCGAGCTGCATGTACGCGCCGGGATCGTACCGCAGAAACCGCGTGACCTGCGCCAGCCGTCCCTGTTGGGTCTCGAGGGCGTACGCGAGGACCGCGCCCGCGGCGCGCAGCAAGGCGGGAGTGTCTACCCCCTGGGGCGGTACCCCGAAGTGCGCGGTGAGGGTGCGCCGGGCTTCCTCCACGTCGAAGCGGGCCTGAGCGAGCATCACCGGGAAGCGGCGGCGGAGTTCCTCGCCGAACTCGGGGTGCTCGTAAAGCTCCGGGGCGAGCAGCACCTCTGCGGGACGGTAGCGCACGAGCTCGTCGTAGAGCGCGGTGCGGCTGTAGAGGTGCGTGCCGCGGAACTCGCCGGTGCTGACGTCGATCAAGGCCAGGCCGTACCCGTCCCCGGTCGCGAGGGCCGCCAGGTAGTTCGCGTCGGGACGCAACAGGTTCTCTTCGGTCACCGTGCCCGGCGTGATGAGCTGGGTCACCTCCCGGCGCACGAGCCCCTCGGCCGCCTGGGGGTCCTCCACCTGATCCGCGAGCGCGACGCGCACCCCTTGGGCCAGGAGGCGTTCGATATAGGTGTCCGCGCTCCGGACGGGAATCCCCGCCATGGGCGTGGTGAAGTCCTTCGAGGTTTTATGCGTGAGCACGAGGCCCAACGCCCGGGCGAGGCGCTCCGCGTCCTCCCCAAAACACTCGTAGAAATCCCCCACTTGAAAGAGCAGCAGGTACTCAGGGTACTGGTCGCGCAGCTCCACGTACTGCTGCAAAAGCGGTGGCAGGGGCCCTTTACCCTCGCCCTTCAGCGTCATGCTTCCCATCATAAACGGCGGCGGGGTAACCCCCCCCACGTTGGCTCCCGAACCGCGCGGCCTAGAATGAAGGCATGGACGTGCGTACGGACCCGCGCCTGGAGCGCTGCACCCCCAAGCTTCGCGAGATCATCCAGATGTTCGCCCAAAGCCCCAAGATGCTTAAAACCGAGCTTCTGCTGGACTTCGCCAAGCGCATGCCCCGCCTGCCCGAAGGGGTGGAGGTGCCGCTCGAGCGCGTTCACGAGTGCCAGACACCGTTCTTCGTGCACGCGGAGGTCCGCGACGGACGGGTCGCCCTGTACTTTGACGCCCCCAAGGAAGCGCCCACGGTGCGGGCGTTCGCCGGCATGCTCGCCGAAGGCCTAGGCGGTGCTACGCCCGAGGAGGTCCTGGACACCCCGGAGGACTTCTACGTACCCATGGGCCTGAGCGAGGTCGTGAGCCCCTTGCGGCTCCGCGGCCTCGAGGCCGTGCTGCGACGCATCAAGCGCCAGGTTCTGGAACGCACGGGCCGCGCATAATCCCGTCTAGGCAGGGTCGAGGGAGAAGCGGGCGACCTCGACCAGCCGCCCGTCATCGTCCCGCACCAGCGCCACCTCGCGCAGCAGGAAGGACTTCCGCTTCGGAAGCGGTAGGCGCGCGGCGAGCGCCTCCGCTGCCTTTCCGTCCAACCCCAACGCCAGGGTCAGGTGCGGGATGTAGCTGGGGCCTTCGATCTCCTTCTCCGGCGGTGCGAGGGGCTCTAGCGCGTGGTACAGGCGCTTGAAGGGCGTGCCGCCGTACGCGCGTAGGTACACGACGCCGCTGCTGAAAGTACGCCACCCCCCAAGCCGCACCCGGAAGGCGTGGTGCCCCCGCAGGATGCCCTCCACCGCACGCGCCAATGCCTCTTCTCCCCATTCCCACTGAAAGGGCTGCCGTAGGTTCAGGTGGGGTGGCCCGTAACCGGAAACCCCGTGCACCGCTTGCAGTTCCTTAAAAAAGCGGCACAGGTCCTTTGGAGGCCACGCAAGCACACCGTACACGACCCAATAGTATACGGGGTTACTCGGCCCCCTCCGCCGCGACGTCGAGACGGTCCAGTTCAAACGCCGCGTGCACCGCGCGCACCGCGGCCTCCGCGTACTCCGCCGGGATGATCACCGAGATGCGCACCTCGCTGGTCGCGATCATCTCGATGTTCGCGCCGACCGAGGCGACCGCTTCGAACATCCGCGAAGGAATGCCCGGCGTGGAGGCCAAGGCCACCCCCACGATGGAGACCTTGGCGATATTGGGGTTGAGCACGGCCTCCCCCCCTAGTTCGGCCAGGACGTCCTCGAGCGCCTCGAGGGCCTCCTCCGCGCTATCCTTGGGCACCGTGAAGGCCATCTGCTGGCGGGAGGGGTCGTGGCCCGGCACACCCTGAATGATCATGTCCACCGCGATGCCGCGGCTCCCCAAAGCCTCGAAGACCTTGGCCGCTACGCCCGGCCGGTCGGGGATCCCGATAAGGCCGATCTGGGCGTGGTTCAGGTCGAGGGCGACTCCGGTAACGGGACGATCCAGTTTCATGCCTTCCTCCGCAACGATCGTGCCTGGATTGTAACTGAAGCTCGAGCGGACGTGCAGCACCACCCCGTACCGCTTGGCGTACCAAACCGCGCGGGGGTGGAGGACCTGCGCGCCGAGGGCGGCCATCTCCAGCATCTGGTCGTACCCGATGCGGGGCAGTTTGTTCGCCTCGGGGATCAGGTGCGGGTCGGTGGTGTACACCCCTTCGGTGTCGGTGTAGATCTCGCAAGCCTTGGCGCCGACCGCCGCAGCGATCGCGACCGCGGTGGTATCGGAACCGCCGCGTCCAAGCGTGGTGAGCTCGCCCTCGGGCGTGGTGCCCATGAAACCGGCCACGACCGCGACCTTCCCCTCCCGGACCGCTTCGAGGATCCGGTGGGGGTTCACCTCGGTGATGCGGGCGTTGGCGTACCGCCCGTCGGTGCGGATCCCGATCTGGTGCTGCACGAACCCCCGGGCGGGGATGCCCATGGCCTGGAGTTGCAGGGCCAAGAGCGCGACCGAGGTCTGCTCCCCGGTGGTGGTGAGGAGGTCCAGCTCGCGAGGGTGGGGACGAGGGTTAACCCGCCGCGCGAGGGCGATCAGCTCGTCGGTGGTTCGCCCCATCGCGGAGACCACCACGATGAGCGCATACCCCTTCTCCCGGTAGTGCTGAATCCGCTGGGCCACCTTGTGGATCCGGTCCAGATCCCCCACCGAGGTGCCGCCGTATTTCTGCACGATCAGCGCCATAATTAGCTGTGTATATTAACACAAGCCGGGGCGGGCCTCGAGCAGCGAGTATACTCAGCGCAATGCGGGTCCGCACAGCCGCACCAAGCGACATCCCCGGCGTGCAAAAAGTCGCGCGCCTCGCCTGGTGGGATACCTACCAACACCTCCTCCCCCACCCCCTGATCGCGCACTTCCTAACGCACGCCTACAGCACCCAAGCCCTCGAGCGCACCCTAGCGTGCTGCATGGACCTATTCGTGGTAGCGGAGACGCAAGGCGCGGTCGTGGGGTTCGCGCACTTCGGTCCGATCGCGCCTCGGGTGGCCGAGCTCTTCCGGATCTACGTTCTGCCCGCTCACCAAGGGGCTGGGGCCGGCAAGGCCCTGCTCGAGGCTGGGCTTTCCTGGGCCTGCGCGCGCGGCCTGGCGCGCCTGGAGGTCTCCGTCCTGCGCGGCAACACTAAGGGCAGCGCGTTCTACGAACGCCACGGCTTCACCCTCCAACAGGCGCAACGCGTGGTGGTGCGCGGGGAGGGCGTTCCCCTGCTTCGCTACGCGCGCCTCGTATAATCCTGCCATGGAAGCGCTCCGCGTAGCCTTGCTCGGCGCCGGAACGGTGGGCAGCGGGTTCGTGAAGCTGCTCACCGCTCACGCCGAACGGCTGGCAACCCTAGGTACGGAGGTGCGCATCACCGGCATTCTGGTGCGCGACCCCGCCAAGCCCCGACCCGCCTGGGTGCCCACCGACCGGCTCACGACCGAGGCCGACGCCCTGCTCGCCGACGCCGACGTCGTGGTGGAAGCGATGGGCGGGACCGGCCGGGCCCAGGAGTTGGTGCTGGCGGCGCTCGAGGCCGGCCTTCCGGTCATCACAGCGAACAAGGCCCTGCTGGCCGAGGCGTGGGACGCACTCAAACCCCATGCCCTCGAGGGGCTGCTCTTCTACGAGGCCGCGGTAATGGCGGGCACGCCCGTGATCGAACCCCTGTCGGGCGCGTTGCGCGGCAGCAGCTTGATCGAGCTGCACGCGATCCTGAACGGCACCACGAACTACATCCTGGGCCGCATGGAGACCGGAGCCACCTTCCAGGAGGCCCTAGCCGAGGCGCAGGCCAAGGGGTACGCCGAGGCCGACCCCACGCTGGACGTCGCGGGCATCGACGCGGCGCACAAACTGGCCGTGCTCGCGCGGCTCGTGGCCGACCCCAGCTTCCCCTGGGAAGCGGTGCGGCGGCACACGCGGGGGATCGAGCACCTCACCCCGGCGGTGCTGCGGGCGGCCCGGGGTGAGGGGAAGGTGGTGCGGCTCGTGGCGAGCCTGTACGCCCAGGAGGGCCGCTGGCACGCGCGGGTGCGTCCGGTCAAGCTGCCGCAGGACCACCCCCTGGCCCAGGCCTCCCTCTCGCAGAACGCGCTGTACTTCAAGGGCGACGCGGTGGGCGCAGTGTGCATCGTGGGCGGCGGGGCGGGCAGCCTGGTCACCGCGAGCGGGCTGCTCGGGGACCTGTACCGCCTGCTGGAAGGGTACCCCGGCCACCCGCCCCTCCCCGCTCCAGTCCCCGCCCCCGCGATCGAAGCTTCAAGGTTCGAGGAGGTTTAGCGATGCCCCGACCGTTGATCGAACGCTTCCGTGAACGCCTCCCCGTGAGCGAACGCACCCCGATCGTCTCGCTCCTCGAGGGCTCCACCCCCCTCATCCCCCTCAAGGGTCCCCCTGAGGCCCGTCAGCGCGGCGTGCAGCTTTACGCCAAGTACGAGGGCCTGAACCCCACCGGCTCGTTCAAGGACCGCGGCATGACCCTGGCGGTGAGCAAAGCCCTCGAGGCTGGCGCGCAGGCGGTGGCCTGCGCCTCCACCGGGAACACCTCGGCTTCGGCCGCGGCCTACGCCGCGCGGGCCGGAGTGCGCGCGATCGTGGTGCTGCCCGCGGGGTACGTGGCCCTAGGGAAGGTCGCGCAAACGCTGGTGCACGGCGCGCGGATCGTCCAGATCGAGGGGAATTTTGACGCCGCGCTGCGGCTAGTGCGCGCGCTGAGCGAGGCCTACCCGGTCGCCCTCGTAAACTCGGTGAACCCCTACCGGCTCGAGGGGCAGAAAACCCTGGCCTTCGAGGTGGTTGAGGCGCTGGGGGAGGCCCCCGAGTACCACGCCCTGCCCGTGGGGAACGCGGGCAACATCACCGCGCACTGGATGGGGTACAGCGAGCTCTTCACGGACGGTGTGATCGGAAAGCGCCCCCGGATGCTGGGCTTCCAGGCGGCCGGCGCCGCGCCCATCGTACAGGGTCGGCCCGTCGAGGCCCCTGAGACGATTGCAAGCGCGATTCGCATCGGGAACCCCGCGAGCTGGCAGGGTGCGCTGCGCGCGCGGGACGAGTCCGGCGGCGCGGTCGAGGCCGTGACCGACGAGGAGATTCTGGCCGCCTACCGGTACCTCGCCGCGGAGGAAGGGATCTTCTGCGAGCCCGCCTCGGCCGCAGCCCTCGCGGGGGTGTGGCGCTGGCTGCGCGCGGGCCGGATCGATCCGGGCGCTCGCGTGGTCCTGACCCTCACCGGTCACGGCCTCAAGGACCCCGGCACCGCGGAACGCCTGGCCCGCCTGCCCGAACCGGTGCCCGCGACCCTCGAGGCCGTGGCGCGCGCGGCGGGGCTCGAGTAGGGCCGGGCTTGCGCTAAACTGGGGGGCATGGAGAAGAGAGAGCCGTTTCCCGGGGCGTACACCGCGGGCCTACTGATCACGGTGAGCCTGCTCGTGCTGCTGGTCGTGGTGGGCAGCGCCCTGCCCCCCGCGGCGGCCGGGTTTTTGATCGCGTCGTTGCTTGGCTTGACGGTCAACCCTAAATACGCGCCGCTCTTCTTGATCGCGGGGGTCGTGAGCAGCGCGTTGGGGTTCGCGGGGCAGGAGCCCCTCGTGGCCTGGGGCGGGGTGGGGCTTGCCCTGGCCTCGGGCGTCGTGTGGCGTTGGGTGCGCATATGATGGCAAGGCTGGACGCCAAACGGGTCGCGGAAGCCCTCGTGTGGGCCGCCGCGATCTTTTACCTGTACTGGTTCTTCGGGAACCCCAACCCCGTGGGGAGCGGCGTCGCGATCGGCCTGCTCTTCGGGGCATGGAGCGTACAGTACCGCCCCACTCCCCGCGTTCATCCGTTCATCGCGGGCATGGGGCTTGTCCTGCTTCTGGTGCACACCGTATACGGCACGCCCTTCGCCTACCTCGTGGGAGCTGCCCTCGGCCTGGGGCTGCCGTACGCAGCGTACCGCCTTATGCCCAAAGGCTAAGGCCTCAGCGCTCCTGGATGCGGGCGTGGAGGTACTCGAGCGCCCGCTCGAGCTGCCGGTCGGGGTCGGGCTCCACCAGGTCCGGCTCAATCCCCCGGCCTTCCCAGGTGGGGCCGTTGAGGGGCGCGAGCACCCCGGTCGCGACGAAGGCCACGGCCCCGTCCGGGAAGCAGTAGGGCAGGATCACCTCGGTGTTCCCCGCGGTGCGTTCGCCCACCACCACCCCCCGCCCGGCGCGTTGCAGAGCCCCTACAAGCCCCTCCGCGGCGGAGTGCACGTTCGCGTTGGTCAGGATGACCAGGGGTTTTTCGGTATCAGGACGCCCCCAAAACGGCAGCGTGGGTTGCGGCATCACCCCTAAAGTGCGCGTCACGATGCGCCAGGGCACGCCGCGCATGAAGAGGGAGGCCACCTCCGCCATGCTCAGGGCGAGCCCACCGGGGTTGTCGCGCAGGTCCAGCACGTACCCCTGCACGCCCTGCGCCTCGAACTCGCGGACGGCGCTCCGCAGCGTTTCGGGTACGCTCGGGTCGATCAGGTGGGGCACGCGGAGGTACCCTACCTCGCCCATGCGTTCCGTGTGCACCTCGCCCTCGAGGGCTTCCAACGGCTCGGCCTCCTCCGGCTCGGGGAGGGTCGTGGCGTCTGGAGGAGGCGCCTCCCACACCTCAGGAAACGGCACCGGCAGGCACGCCGCGCCCTTCAGGGCGCGCCGGGCCTCGGCGGGGCTCAGGAAGGCCGAGTGGTCGTCCCCCAGCTCGCGGTACATCTCGTCGAGCAGCTGGTAGAGCGCCTCCCAGCTTTGTACCTCCTGCGCTCGCGCGCGGTAGCGTTCGCCCACCGCGTCCCAGTCCGTGCCGTTATAGGCGGTGTCCCAGTACAGTTCCTTCACCAGCCGCCAGGCCTGGTCAAACCGGGCCTCAAACGGGTTCGCAAGCCCCATCCCCACGCCCAGCAGAACAAGGCTCCCAATAAATACACGCTTCACCGTGCGCCTCCCAACTCTCCTATACGATACACTTCCTGGAATTTATCCGTAATGACCTCGATGCATTTTTCAATCGCTTTGTCCAGGTTCTCCCCCGGAATCACGGGGATGTTCGCGGTCACCGCGAGCTCGAGCAAGTAGTCCTGGATCAAACGGATCCAGTGGAAGTGCTTGAGGTACCGCTCCACCGAGCGCCGCCCTTGGGTCTCGGTGTCGCGCA
This region of Marinithermus hydrothermalis DSM 14884 genomic DNA includes:
- the mutL gene encoding DNA mismatch repair endonuclease MutL, producing MIRRLPPELVREIAAGEVVTAPVDVVKELVENALDAGATRIEVELWAGGIEKIVVTDNGAGIPKAELPLALERHATSKLEDLSRIRTLGFRGEGLFAIRASARLRLTSRPADQLGGATVEAEGEAVTLVEHPAPPGTRVEVTRLFAHLPARRAALESPAAEGKKIVAYLTRVLLHRPYLRLRLAMDGEEKWVFAGGEALEAARFIWGPVTANRLLPVRMVQEGLRLEGLISRPELVRPRRDRLHLAVNGRPVEWPEGLLRAVVRAYRELLPAGQYPVGVLNLELPPEAVLVNTTPAKDRVRLLEPERVAEFVERAVSETLAAHPLARPLPELRPVEGVRPARGHRFPRLRYLGRFRDLYLIAEAEDELWVVDQHAAHERILFEELCRRYREEPPVELAHPELVPLTPEEEARYAERSAELTRAGLVLEPFGSRRYRVRSVPAFLAAHPELVAEVVKGALGPAGFEKAWRAVLGRLACLPAIRAGHPLAQASAQALLDQLAACETPWVCPHGRPTALVLSELELARRFGRRGQRAVPFREVEEEA
- a CDS encoding bifunctional enoyl-CoA hydratase/phosphate acetyltransferase; the encoded protein is MEKLEFKEIQPLTSISAVLDLARLIARVKGPKRVAVAAAEEAHVIEAVNEARIEGLVHPILFGNPDRIRRVAAELGVRVQNLEIRPAKNPVEAAALATQAVSRGEADILMKGLVHSSDFLRAALNKEWGLRTGRLLSHVFVYEAKGYDRLLFMSDGAMNINPDLRTKIQIVENAVTLAHVLGIRTPRVALLAAVEVVNPEMETAVEDAIIAKMADRGQIKGAIIDGPLALDNAVSEEAARIKGIHSPVAGKADILIVDNIDVGNVFYKSLVYFGRIRGGGMIMGAKAPLVLTSRADPEEIKFLSLALSVVAAERLPYAQS
- the mutS gene encoding DNA mismatch repair protein MutS, coding for MGSMTLKGEGKGPLPPLLQQYVELRDQYPEYLLLFQVGDFYECFGEDAERLARALGLVLTHKTSKDFTTPMAGIPVRSADTYIERLLAQGVRVALADQVEDPQAAEGLVRREVTQLITPGTVTEENLLRPDANYLAALATGDGYGLALIDVSTGEFRGTHLYSRTALYDELVRYRPAEVLLAPELYEHPEFGEELRRRFPVMLAQARFDVEEARRTLTAHFGVPPQGVDTPALLRAAGAVLAYALETQQGRLAQVTRFLRYDPGAYMQLDGVALATLEVFEAQFGGGEERTLFGVLNQTRTAPGRRLLREWLRHPLLDRNLIEARLEAVEAFVRDAVLRRAVRRALYKVHDLERLAGRLASHRASARDLAALARSLRLVPALRAELEGCEEDALLALAERLDGMAEVRERIEAALVEDPPQKLTEGGLIKDGYDAELDRLRGAAEAGRAWIAALEAKERERTGIPTLKVGFNGVFGYYLEVTRPYYAQVPEDYRAVQTLKDRQRYTRPDLREKEREILRAEEAARKREYAVFSELREALVPYAERVRDLAAALAELDVYAALAEVAAQYNYTRPRFSEDGVFRVRQGRHAVVERHGAFIPNDLELSPQQRLVILTGPNMSGKSTYLRQNALIVLLAQIGSFVPAEEAVLPVVDRIYTRIGAADDIAGGRSTFMVEMEELARILQGATERSLVLLDEVGRGTSTYDGLSLAWAAAEYLHDTVRAYTLFATHYFELTALPQRLPAARNFHVAAKEEAGGLVFYHQVLPGPASKSYGLEVARLAGVPPEVVTRAQQLLAGLEARGGDAAAEVVEALLSVDLSRLSPLEALMLLHRIQERLRGVAVNEG
- a CDS encoding GNAT family N-acetyltransferase, which gives rise to MRVRTAAPSDIPGVQKVARLAWWDTYQHLLPHPLIAHFLTHAYSTQALERTLACCMDLFVVAETQGAVVGFAHFGPIAPRVAELFRIYVLPAHQGAGAGKALLEAGLSWACARGLARLEVSVLRGNTKGSAFYERHGFTLQQAQRVVVRGEGVPLLRYARLV
- a CDS encoding SufE family protein codes for the protein MDVRTDPRLERCTPKLREIIQMFAQSPKMLKTELLLDFAKRMPRLPEGVEVPLERVHECQTPFFVHAEVRDGRVALYFDAPKEAPTVRAFAGMLAEGLGGATPEEVLDTPEDFYVPMGLSEVVSPLRLRGLEAVLRRIKRQVLERTGRA
- a CDS encoding 2'-5' RNA ligase family protein, whose product is MYGVLAWPPKDLCRFFKELQAVHGVSGYGPPHLNLRQPFQWEWGEEALARAVEGILRGHHAFRVRLGGWRTFSSGVVYLRAYGGTPFKRLYHALEPLAPPEKEIEGPSYIPHLTLALGLDGKAAEALAARLPLPKRKSFLLREVALVRDDDGRLVEVARFSLDPA
- a CDS encoding aspartate kinase; the encoded protein is MALIVQKYGGTSVGDLDRIHKVAQRIQHYREKGYALIVVVSAMGRTTDELIALARRVNPRPHPRELDLLTTTGEQTSVALLALQLQAMGIPARGFVQHQIGIRTDGRYANARITEVNPHRILEAVREGKVAVVAGFMGTTPEGELTTLGRGGSDTTAVAIAAAVGAKACEIYTDTEGVYTTDPHLIPEANKLPRIGYDQMLEMAALGAQVLHPRAVWYAKRYGVVLHVRSSFSYNPGTIVAEEGMKLDRPVTGVALDLNHAQIGLIGIPDRPGVAAKVFEALGSRGIAVDMIIQGVPGHDPSRQQMAFTVPKDSAEEALEALEDVLAELGGEAVLNPNIAKVSIVGVALASTPGIPSRMFEAVASVGANIEMIATSEVRISVIIPAEYAEAAVRAVHAAFELDRLDVAAEGAE
- a CDS encoding butyrate kinase codes for the protein MRVFVINPGSTSTKLALFTVDASGAHPLERAELSHPQGQSAREDLAAREPLVRDLAAQWRPFDAIAARGGLVGPVRPGVYAVDDALTQVCLEAPHGYHPANLGAPLAQRLAAQYRVPAYVVDPPTVDEMAAVSRITGVPGIERRSRVHALNLRYVARRVAAARGLDWNEAVLAGAHLGGGSSAALFVRGRMIDATDALLGEGPFSANRAGTLPIHGVLRVVEKRGLEGARDVLARGSGFKGLVGTEDLREVEARLEDPKVRLVVEAYALSIAKTLAALAAHARPHAFFLTGGAARFSYAVERVRAHLNWMAPVEIVPGEFEMEALAHGAWRGYNGIEPVRHYGDEDGKARV